From the genome of Gracilibacillus salitolerans, one region includes:
- a CDS encoding S1C family serine protease, with protein sequence MGYYDDHYISRKTPKKRNWLTPFVIGLVLGAFLFALLLPSLVNNNLLPYQIVISDNTAANQHQSDTTGENVQPSDIRNVQVDISTRISEIVGEVSPAVVGVINVQGQSDFWQQEESGEAGTGSGVIYKLENDSAFIVTNHHVIQGSDQVEIVLPDETQVEAQLVGSDLYTDLAVIEMDASHAEKVIEIGQSADVHVGEPAIAIGNPLGMHLSGSVTQGIISGKQRAIPQDFDMDGRADWQAEVIQTDAAINPGNSGGALLNMEGQLIGINSMKIAQSAVEGIGFAIPVDDVIPVIEELERNGEMMRAYLGVEAYSLNDIARVEWERSLNLPDQVEGGIYIRSVEPMSPADSGGLESYDVITELDGEAIQNIIDLRKHLYTEKTVGDELTITYYRDGEEQETTVELTSLSY encoded by the coding sequence ATGGGCTATTATGATGACCATTACATATCCAGGAAAACACCGAAAAAGAGAAATTGGCTGACTCCTTTTGTCATTGGATTGGTTTTAGGTGCTTTTCTATTTGCCCTATTACTGCCATCGTTAGTCAATAATAATCTTTTACCGTATCAAATCGTGATCAGCGATAATACGGCAGCCAATCAACATCAATCAGACACTACAGGAGAGAATGTACAACCTTCAGATATCCGTAATGTACAGGTTGATATTTCCACAAGAATTTCAGAAATAGTGGGAGAAGTATCACCAGCTGTAGTAGGTGTTATTAATGTGCAAGGTCAGTCAGATTTTTGGCAACAAGAGGAATCTGGTGAAGCAGGAACAGGCTCTGGTGTCATTTACAAGTTAGAGAATGACTCCGCATTTATTGTAACGAATCATCATGTTATACAAGGGTCAGATCAAGTAGAAATTGTCTTACCAGATGAAACACAAGTAGAAGCTCAGTTGGTAGGTAGTGACTTGTATACAGATTTAGCTGTGATAGAAATGGATGCCAGCCATGCCGAAAAAGTAATTGAAATTGGACAATCAGCAGATGTCCATGTAGGAGAACCTGCGATTGCAATTGGTAATCCATTAGGCATGCACTTGTCTGGTTCTGTCACGCAAGGAATCATTAGTGGAAAACAACGTGCAATTCCGCAAGATTTTGATATGGATGGTCGTGCCGATTGGCAAGCGGAAGTTATTCAGACGGATGCAGCAATCAACCCTGGTAATAGCGGTGGAGCATTGTTAAATATGGAAGGGCAGTTAATTGGTATTAACTCGATGAAAATTGCACAATCCGCAGTAGAAGGGATCGGTTTTGCGATTCCAGTAGATGATGTGATTCCTGTCATTGAAGAGTTAGAACGTAATGGCGAAATGATGAGAGCCTACTTAGGAGTGGAAGCTTACTCATTAAATGATATTGCAAGGGTAGAATGGGAACGTAGCCTGAATCTGCCTGATCAAGTAGAAGGCGGCATCTATATTCGGAGTGTAGAACCTATGTCACCTGCTGACAGTGGCGGTTTAGAGTCTTACGATGTCATTACCGAGCTTGATGGAGAAGCCATCCAGAATATTATTGATTTACGAAAACATCTATATACGGAAAAAACTGTCGGTGATGAATTAACCATTACCTACTACCGGGATGGAGAAGAACAGGAAACAACTGTAGAATTAACGTCATTATCGTATTAA
- a CDS encoding MBL fold metallo-hydrolase, translating into MTLHFSVLASGSTGNAFYIGTEKEKILVDAGLSGKEMTRLFSEINVDPNSLSKILVTHEHSDHIKGLGIFARKYNLPIYANEQTWKAMDGAIGKIELDQKFIFKTEETKTFGDIDVESFAVSHDAAEPMFYTFHHNGKKVALVTDLGYVSERIKKTIHGADALIFEANHDIEMLRMGRYPWSVKRRILGDSGHVSNDDCAVALKDIIENETKRIYLAHLSKDNNMKDLARMSVENGLNDYGFSVGDHVTLHDTDPKSPTPIYEVV; encoded by the coding sequence ATGACCTTACATTTTAGTGTACTAGCATCCGGTAGTACGGGGAATGCTTTTTATATAGGAACGGAAAAAGAGAAGATCTTAGTAGATGCAGGATTGAGTGGGAAAGAAATGACTCGTTTATTCTCAGAGATCAATGTCGATCCCAACAGCCTTTCCAAAATACTAGTGACGCATGAACATAGTGATCATATTAAAGGTTTAGGGATTTTTGCCCGAAAGTATAATTTACCAATTTACGCCAATGAACAAACATGGAAAGCAATGGACGGTGCAATTGGGAAAATCGAGCTTGATCAGAAATTTATATTTAAAACAGAAGAAACAAAAACCTTTGGTGATATTGATGTAGAGTCTTTTGCTGTGTCTCACGACGCAGCAGAGCCAATGTTTTACACCTTCCACCACAATGGCAAAAAAGTAGCACTGGTAACCGACTTAGGCTATGTATCAGAACGAATTAAGAAAACCATACATGGAGCAGATGCATTGATCTTTGAAGCAAACCATGATATTGAGATGTTAAGAATGGGCCGTTACCCATGGAGTGTAAAAAGACGTATATTGGGAGATAGTGGTCACGTTTCTAATGATGATTGTGCCGTTGCATTGAAAGATATTATTGAAAATGAAACAAAGCGTATTTATTTAGCACATTTAAGCAAAGATAATAATATGAAAGATTTAGCGAGAATGTCAGTGGAAAATGGTTTGAACGATTATGGTTTTTCGGTGGGAGATCACGTGACATTGCATGATACGGATCCAAAATCACCGACACCTATTTATGAAGTAGTTTAA
- a CDS encoding two-component system regulatory protein YycI has product MQWGQIKTLFILCFLILDIFLLHHFINNPNNYEFTEDYSREENVRNNVNGLNNLSEEPPSQEGMLHAERKEISDADLTKIGELPNQTSIILDSHLILSEFDQPLAINVEENTAALAENIWNFDQYQYFGKEEESNTYIFFQEIDRPIYFNLSGVLLVQVNEKEEVIRYVQTILEKADEQQEPEEINTPFDALSGLYFSEGFISSGDEITQEVTLGYHNLMPLPNGVQVLAPTWEFEVNDERYYYVNAIEGHLTSRNNQEFIQEMKSQISAYFAEDSRAVIEATDEEWDEEDLDLFIEQLLENQEETNGVE; this is encoded by the coding sequence ATGCAATGGGGCCAAATTAAAACACTGTTCATTCTTTGTTTTCTTATCCTTGATATTTTCCTGTTACATCATTTCATTAATAATCCAAATAATTATGAATTTACAGAGGATTATTCAAGAGAAGAGAATGTACGAAACAATGTTAATGGTTTAAACAATTTATCAGAAGAGCCTCCATCTCAAGAGGGGATGTTACATGCCGAACGGAAAGAAATTTCTGATGCAGATTTAACGAAAATTGGTGAACTGCCAAATCAGACAAGCATTATTCTTGATAGTCACTTAATTTTATCTGAATTTGATCAGCCATTAGCCATTAATGTCGAGGAAAACACAGCAGCATTAGCTGAAAATATATGGAACTTTGATCAATACCAATACTTCGGAAAAGAAGAAGAGTCCAATACGTATATTTTTTTCCAAGAGATAGATCGGCCTATTTATTTTAATCTTAGTGGGGTACTCTTGGTTCAAGTTAACGAAAAGGAAGAAGTTATAAGGTATGTTCAAACCATACTGGAAAAAGCAGACGAACAACAGGAACCAGAGGAGATTAACACACCTTTTGATGCGCTATCGGGATTGTATTTCAGTGAAGGTTTCATCAGTTCTGGTGATGAAATCACACAAGAAGTGACATTAGGTTATCACAACTTAATGCCATTACCAAATGGCGTTCAAGTGCTTGCGCCAACTTGGGAATTTGAAGTAAATGATGAGCGCTATTATTATGTGAATGCAATAGAAGGCCATTTAACTTCTAGAAATAACCAAGAATTTATTCAGGAAATGAAGTCTCAGATTAGTGCCTATTTTGCAGAAGATAGTAGAGCGGTAATTGAAGCGACAGATGAAGAATGGGACGAAGAGGATTTGGATTTATTTATAGAACAACTGTTAGAAAACCAAGAAGAAACAAATGGAGTGGAGTAA
- a CDS encoding YycH family regulatory protein — protein MKIDFEIVKTALLVFLVSLSLLLTLGIWNYQGDYEPSSSNSAADAELNGSDETKKNLVQPSQIVIRDNGSLSGFSEKQDELEVFQNMAEWALYDFETIPADEDIDVNETAHMIELVFPTSIPSTLINEIFTTDDSMLIDSKFKHVYVFIDENKSSQQIVFKNHDQNGIDIRASVQNMTQVVEYFNRMQLTYELIPYLEEELANEHKVYLPRDEANIVGGNFRYETINPDSTNFRTIFFRKPSTIAISRNSLGDQIFSDYQREVVINGYAMEYTNFYTSENQQEQDSSFERTGNTGNFLISSSIDYINSHNGWLTGQGIQYRLYNLNEISNKVDYRMIYQNYPVFSKDNEGLSSMSVMYKNMDEYQYIRPLMQLTFPYERGPTDLMSGQELMEYLHRTERISFNQITDIQLGYRIQQHDQYIDLIPTWCIETYAGWDYVTGDANAVTQGGETNAMGPN, from the coding sequence ATGAAAATAGATTTTGAGATCGTTAAAACGGCATTACTCGTTTTCTTAGTGTCATTGAGCTTATTGTTAACCTTAGGTATCTGGAATTATCAAGGGGATTATGAACCTTCTAGCAGTAATTCAGCAGCCGATGCCGAGTTAAATGGATCAGATGAAACAAAGAAAAATTTAGTACAGCCATCACAAATCGTTATTCGCGATAATGGATCGCTCTCAGGATTCAGTGAGAAACAGGATGAATTAGAAGTGTTCCAAAACATGGCAGAATGGGCCTTGTATGATTTTGAAACCATTCCGGCAGATGAGGATATTGATGTAAATGAAACGGCACATATGATAGAGCTTGTTTTCCCTACTTCTATTCCATCCACGCTTATCAATGAAATTTTTACGACTGATGACAGTATGTTGATTGATAGTAAATTCAAGCATGTTTATGTATTCATTGATGAAAACAAATCTAGTCAGCAGATAGTCTTTAAAAATCACGATCAAAATGGAATTGATATCCGAGCGAGTGTGCAAAACATGACCCAGGTGGTGGAGTATTTCAATCGGATGCAGTTAACCTATGAATTGATTCCTTACTTGGAAGAGGAACTTGCAAATGAGCATAAAGTTTATTTGCCAAGGGATGAGGCCAATATTGTAGGAGGAAATTTCCGTTACGAGACCATTAATCCGGACAGTACTAATTTTCGAACAATCTTTTTCCGTAAGCCATCTACGATTGCCATCTCAAGAAATTCACTGGGGGATCAAATATTTAGTGATTATCAACGGGAAGTCGTGATAAATGGTTATGCAATGGAATATACCAATTTTTATACATCAGAAAATCAGCAAGAACAGGATTCCTCATTTGAACGAACGGGAAATACAGGCAATTTCTTGATTTCTAGTTCAATAGATTATATCAATTCACATAACGGCTGGCTCACCGGACAAGGCATTCAGTATCGTTTATATAATCTAAATGAAATTTCGAATAAGGTGGATTACCGAATGATTTATCAAAATTATCCGGTGTTTTCAAAAGATAACGAAGGCTTATCGTCCATGTCAGTTATGTATAAGAATATGGATGAATATCAATATATCCGGCCATTAATGCAATTAACATTTCCATATGAGCGTGGACCGACTGATTTAATGTCTGGTCAAGAATTGATGGAGTATCTTCATCGTACCGAGCGTATTTCATTTAACCAAATTACAGATATTCAATTAGGGTACCGCATTCAACAACACGATCAATATATTGATTTGATTCCAACGTGGTGTATTGAGACTTATGCAGGTTGGGATTATGTAACAGGTGATGCTAATGCTGTTACACAAGGAGGGGAGACAAATGCAATGGGGCCAAATTAA
- the walK gene encoding cell wall metabolism sensor histidine kinase WalK — protein sequence MNKVSFFQSIRLKIIVILSLFLLLAIQVIGTYFGQKLEDSLLANHRENVDDRLQVLETNLEEAFGRERSDDGEGLTLQEEVRDITARYSGEMFSDLQVIDSQFRVLGSNKFDMIGKKISGNSDIRLALVHGQADKGDIRRKESTSDRVFVRTLPIMDGDVAVGAIYSEASVEEVYKQLQEINQIFLNGTILAIIVSIVLGVLVARTITKPITEMRKQAMGMARGDFSKKVNVYGQDEIGQLATTFNDMNDRLKLANQTTEEERRKLSSVLSNMSDGVIATDEKGNITLMNDPATHLIGVSLHEAKGEPIAEILQIEDKVIDVKELEELGSLTVDFSDDEQLFLIKANFSIVQDEEGHFMGLITVISDVTEQEKVDRERKEFVSNVSHELRTPLTTMRSYLEALADGGAWEDKELAPQFLRVTQTETERMIRLVNDLLQLSRMDHKENAMYKKRIDIIPVFHHILDRFEMNKTELIHFDRKIPNERIFVWVDQDKITQVTDNIMSNAIKYSPEGGKITFQVVKEAHRLRVSISDQGLGIDREKVEKIFERFYRVDKARSRELGGTGLGLAISKEIIEAHHGQIWASSKEGKGTTIYFTLPLTKRKRGSRK from the coding sequence ATGAATAAAGTTAGTTTTTTTCAATCAATTCGGTTAAAGATCATTGTCATACTTAGTTTGTTTCTTTTATTGGCAATCCAGGTGATTGGTACGTATTTTGGCCAAAAATTAGAAGATAGCCTCTTAGCAAATCACAGAGAAAATGTGGATGATCGATTACAGGTATTAGAAACTAATTTAGAGGAAGCGTTTGGCAGAGAGCGATCAGATGATGGTGAAGGACTAACGCTGCAAGAAGAAGTTCGGGATATTACGGCCAGATACTCCGGTGAAATGTTTTCTGATCTGCAAGTGATTGATTCACAATTCCGTGTTTTAGGTTCCAACAAATTTGATATGATCGGAAAGAAGATCTCAGGAAACAGTGATATACGTCTTGCTTTGGTACATGGACAAGCAGACAAAGGAGACATCAGAAGAAAAGAATCAACATCAGATCGCGTATTTGTCCGCACATTACCTATTATGGATGGTGATGTAGCTGTAGGTGCGATTTATTCTGAAGCTTCCGTAGAGGAAGTATATAAACAATTACAGGAGATTAATCAAATTTTCTTAAATGGGACAATCCTGGCAATTATTGTATCCATTGTCTTAGGTGTTCTGGTAGCACGAACGATTACCAAACCTATTACAGAAATGCGGAAACAAGCTATGGGAATGGCCAGAGGAGATTTCTCCAAGAAGGTAAATGTATATGGTCAAGATGAAATTGGACAATTAGCAACCACCTTTAATGACATGAATGACCGGTTAAAGCTAGCCAATCAAACGACAGAAGAAGAACGTAGAAAGTTAAGCTCTGTTCTTTCCAATATGTCCGATGGTGTCATTGCTACTGATGAAAAAGGCAATATTACGCTAATGAATGACCCTGCAACCCACTTAATCGGCGTGTCTTTACATGAAGCTAAAGGTGAGCCGATTGCGGAAATATTACAGATTGAAGATAAAGTGATTGATGTGAAGGAGTTAGAAGAATTAGGTTCTTTAACGGTAGACTTTAGTGATGATGAGCAACTCTTTTTAATAAAAGCTAACTTTTCTATCGTACAAGATGAAGAGGGTCATTTTATGGGATTGATCACAGTAATTAGTGATGTAACCGAACAGGAGAAGGTAGACAGAGAACGTAAGGAATTTGTCTCCAATGTATCGCATGAATTAAGAACCCCATTAACAACAATGAGAAGTTATCTCGAAGCATTAGCAGATGGTGGTGCATGGGAAGATAAAGAGTTAGCACCGCAATTTTTGAGAGTTACACAAACGGAAACGGAACGAATGATTCGATTAGTAAATGATTTACTGCAATTGTCGAGGATGGATCATAAAGAAAATGCGATGTACAAGAAAAGAATTGATATTATTCCAGTTTTCCACCATATTTTAGATCGATTTGAAATGAATAAGACGGAATTAATACATTTCGATCGTAAAATTCCCAATGAGCGTATATTTGTTTGGGTAGACCAAGATAAGATTACGCAAGTGACAGATAATATTATGTCAAATGCCATAAAGTATTCCCCAGAAGGTGGAAAAATCACATTCCAGGTTGTGAAAGAAGCTCATCGCCTGCGGGTAAGCATTAGTGATCAGGGATTAGGTATTGATAGGGAAAAAGTGGAGAAGATTTTTGAACGCTTTTATCGTGTGGATAAAGCACGTTCAAGAGAATTAGGTGGAACCGGCTTAGGTCTTGCTATTTCCAAGGAAATAATTGAAGCTCATCATGGTCAAATTTGGGCTTCCAGTAAAGAAGGAAAAGGAACCACCATTTATTTTACGCTACCGCTCACGAAACGAAAGCGAGGTAGTAGAAAATGA
- the yycF gene encoding response regulator YycF, translating into MSQKILVVDDEKPIADILKFNLEKEGYEVLCAYDGADAIELATNEDPDLILLDIMLPKKDGNEVCREVRKTHSMPIIMLTAKDAEIDKVLGLELGADDYVTKPFSNRELIARVKANLRRLEVEPANQKNETRDIAIGSLVIHPDAYTVTRDGDYIELTHREFELLHYLARHIGQVMTREHLLETVWGYDYYGDVRTVDVTVRRLREKIEDNPSNPLWIVTRRGVGYYLRNPEQG; encoded by the coding sequence ATGAGTCAAAAAATATTAGTAGTAGATGACGAAAAGCCAATTGCAGATATATTAAAATTCAACTTAGAAAAAGAAGGCTATGAAGTATTGTGTGCATATGATGGAGCAGACGCGATTGAACTTGCAACCAATGAGGATCCGGATTTAATTTTGTTAGACATTATGCTACCTAAAAAAGATGGTAATGAAGTGTGCCGAGAAGTAAGAAAAACACACAGTATGCCAATCATTATGCTTACTGCAAAAGATGCAGAAATTGATAAGGTTTTAGGTCTCGAGCTTGGAGCAGATGACTACGTGACCAAACCTTTCAGTAATAGAGAGTTAATTGCAAGAGTGAAGGCTAATTTAAGACGCCTGGAAGTAGAACCTGCTAACCAAAAAAACGAAACAAGAGATATTGCGATCGGTTCATTGGTGATTCACCCAGACGCATATACAGTTACAAGAGATGGTGATTATATTGAGCTAACACACCGGGAATTTGAGTTACTCCATTACCTTGCACGCCATATTGGTCAGGTCATGACGAGAGAGCATTTGCTAGAGACTGTTTGGGGTTATGACTATTATGGTGATGTCCGTACGGTTGATGTAACGGTAAGAAGGCTCCGGGAAAAAATTGAGGATAATCCGAGTAATCCATTGTGGATTGTAACAAGAAGAGGTGTCGGATATTATTTACGAAATCCTGAACAGGGGTAA
- a CDS encoding peptidoglycan DD-metalloendopeptidase family protein — translation MRLSMKGFVKHLTVAGVVALGLSSQVAFADDEALSKVYHVYVDGEHVGIVENKDVVENHIAEKISGHQDENDFTYTVNEEIDYVTETVFSSKVDNQEVIDYLDEELTIAVEAQALEIGDEVVGYFAEKELAEQVIQEYKEKYVSADVLEKIDNDSEEESEPLSVGESHIIDVSLTEEVSIKDKKVSDDEILTVEEGITLLEKGTLENKKHVVDAGDVLGSIASQYDLSLDKLLELNEDLTEDSVIKIGDELNVTAYEPYVEVVVTEEKLDEEEIAYQTEVEESEDMYKGEEEVKQEGENGTVETHYRMEKVNGKTVDMEVLDENVTEEPTNKVIVKGTKVVSSRGSGELDWPAVGGSISSHVGERWGSYHKGIDIAGVSDRSILAADNGTVSSAGWDNGGYGNKIVIDHNNGYRTIYAHLSSIDVSSGQTVEKGQKIGVMGTTGFSTGIHLHFEVYKDGSLENPADHF, via the coding sequence ATGCGATTAAGTATGAAAGGATTCGTTAAGCATCTGACGGTTGCTGGTGTTGTGGCATTGGGACTTTCATCACAAGTTGCTTTTGCGGATGATGAGGCATTAAGCAAAGTCTATCATGTTTATGTAGACGGAGAGCACGTCGGAATTGTAGAAAATAAAGACGTAGTAGAGAATCACATTGCTGAAAAAATCTCTGGTCATCAAGATGAGAATGACTTTACATATACAGTAAACGAAGAGATTGACTATGTTACAGAGACCGTTTTTTCTTCAAAGGTAGATAATCAGGAAGTAATTGATTATTTGGATGAAGAACTAACAATAGCAGTAGAAGCACAAGCTTTAGAGATTGGTGACGAAGTCGTTGGTTATTTTGCAGAGAAAGAACTAGCAGAACAAGTCATCCAGGAGTATAAAGAAAAATATGTTAGTGCAGACGTATTAGAAAAAATAGATAATGATTCAGAAGAAGAATCTGAACCATTATCAGTAGGGGAGTCTCATATAATAGACGTTTCACTAACAGAAGAAGTTTCAATAAAAGATAAAAAAGTTTCAGACGATGAAATTTTAACTGTTGAAGAAGGAATTACCTTGTTAGAGAAAGGTACATTAGAAAATAAAAAACATGTGGTAGATGCTGGAGATGTCTTAGGTAGTATTGCCAGCCAGTATGATCTATCATTAGATAAATTATTAGAACTAAATGAAGACCTAACAGAAGATTCGGTAATAAAAATTGGTGATGAGTTAAATGTAACAGCATATGAGCCATATGTAGAAGTTGTTGTAACGGAAGAGAAACTCGATGAAGAAGAAATCGCTTATCAAACAGAAGTAGAAGAATCAGAAGATATGTATAAAGGCGAAGAAGAAGTGAAACAAGAAGGCGAAAATGGTACCGTGGAAACACATTATCGTATGGAAAAAGTCAACGGTAAAACGGTAGACATGGAAGTCTTAGATGAAAATGTAACAGAAGAGCCAACAAACAAAGTTATTGTAAAAGGTACAAAGGTAGTTTCATCACGTGGTAGCGGGGAATTGGACTGGCCGGCTGTAGGAGGTTCTATCTCCAGTCATGTTGGAGAACGTTGGGGTTCTTACCATAAAGGTATAGATATCGCTGGTGTAAGTGACCGCTCGATATTAGCTGCAGATAACGGAACAGTTAGTTCTGCTGGCTGGGATAATGGCGGTTATGGTAACAAAATTGTAATTGATCATAACAATGGTTATCGTACGATTTATGCCCACTTATCATCGATTGACGTTTCGTCAGGTCAAACAGTAGAAAAAGGGCAAAAGATTGGTGTAATGGGAACAACAGGTTTTTCAACAGGTATCCATTTACACTTTGAAGTATACAAAGATGGTTCATTAGAAAATCCAGCTGACCACTTCTAA
- a CDS encoding adenylosuccinate synthase: MSSVVVVGTQWGDEGKGKITDFLSQNAEVVARYQGGNNAGHTIKFDGITYKLHLIPSGIFFKDKTCILGNGMVIDPKAMVEEIKYLHDKDVSTDNLRISNRAHVILPYHLKLDILQEEDKGVNKIGTTRKGIGPAYMDKAARVGIRIADLLDKDAFREKLESNLKEKNRFFEKVYETERMEVEDILEEYYEYGQQLKQYVADTSVVLNNALDEGRRVLFEGAQGVMLDIDQGTYPFVTSSNPIAGGVTIGSGVGPSKIHHVVGVSKAYTTRVGDGPFPTELHDETGEQIREVGNEYGTTTGRPRRVGWFDSVVVRHARRVSGITDLSLNSIDVLTGIDTLKICTAYKYKGEVMEEFPASLKVLAECEPIYEELPGWTEDITGVKTLHELPENARHYLERISQLTGIPLSVFSVGPDRSQTNVVRSVYSN, translated from the coding sequence ATGTCTTCAGTAGTCGTTGTTGGAACACAATGGGGAGACGAAGGAAAAGGTAAAATTACAGACTTTCTTTCACAAAACGCAGAGGTAGTAGCACGTTATCAAGGTGGAAATAATGCAGGTCATACCATAAAATTTGATGGTATTACATATAAACTACACTTAATACCTTCAGGAATCTTTTTTAAGGATAAAACTTGTATATTAGGTAATGGTATGGTTATCGATCCAAAAGCAATGGTTGAAGAGATAAAATATTTACATGACAAAGATGTTAGCACTGATAATTTACGAATTAGTAATCGCGCACATGTTATTTTACCGTATCATTTAAAACTAGATATTTTACAGGAAGAAGATAAAGGCGTAAATAAAATCGGTACAACACGCAAAGGGATTGGACCAGCTTATATGGATAAAGCGGCTCGTGTTGGGATTCGTATCGCCGATTTATTAGACAAAGATGCTTTCCGTGAAAAATTAGAAAGCAACTTGAAAGAGAAAAATCGTTTCTTTGAAAAAGTATATGAAACAGAACGTATGGAAGTAGAAGATATATTAGAGGAATACTATGAATATGGACAACAATTGAAACAATACGTGGCAGACACGTCCGTTGTATTAAATAATGCATTGGATGAAGGGCGCCGTGTGCTTTTTGAAGGAGCACAAGGGGTTATGCTTGATATTGACCAAGGTACGTATCCTTTTGTTACATCATCCAACCCAATTGCTGGTGGAGTTACGATCGGATCCGGTGTAGGGCCTTCTAAAATTCATCATGTAGTAGGTGTGTCAAAGGCTTATACAACTCGTGTTGGAGACGGACCTTTCCCAACTGAATTACATGATGAAACGGGAGAGCAAATCCGTGAAGTAGGTAATGAATACGGAACAACAACAGGTCGCCCACGTCGTGTCGGTTGGTTTGACAGTGTTGTAGTACGCCATGCTCGTCGTGTGAGTGGTATTACTGATTTATCATTGAACTCTATTGATGTATTAACAGGTATTGATACATTAAAGATTTGTACAGCTTACAAATATAAAGGCGAAGTAATGGAAGAATTCCCAGCAAGTTTAAAGGTCCTTGCAGAATGTGAGCCTATTTATGAAGAATTACCAGGATGGACCGAAGATATTACTGGTGTAAAAACCTTACATGAATTACCGGAAAATGCGCGTCACTATTTAGAACGTATTTCACAGTTAACAGGCATTCCATTATCTGTTTTCTCTGTAGGACCAGATCGTTCACAAACGAATGTTGTAAGAAGTGTTTATAGTAATTAA